Proteins found in one Heptranchias perlo isolate sHepPer1 chromosome 23, sHepPer1.hap1, whole genome shotgun sequence genomic segment:
- the slc26a11 gene encoding sodium-independent sulfate anion transporter isoform X1, whose translation MASVVRKCCSYRTLKRRLPILNWLPRYSLRWLRMDLLAGVTVGLTVVPQALAYAEIAGLPVQYGLYSSFMGCFVYCLLGTSKDITLGPTAIMSLLVSSYAYHDPVYAVLLTFLCGCIQLAMGILHLGFLVDFISYPVIKGFTSSAALTIGFGQVKNILGLRDIPRQFFQEVYYTFYNVGDSRVGDLVLGLICILLLVLLKMMKGQLPEKSDQLPLLNRFCYAIVSFVGTARNAVVVVSASLVAYCFKTQDMQVFTLTGKTAQGLPPFRLPVFSHPESNGTTCFIEMVQNLGAGLAVVPLVGFLESVAIAKAFASQNDYRIDPNQELIAIGSTNILGSFVSSYPVTGSFGRTAVNSQTGVCSPAGGIATGVIVLLSLAFLTPLFFYVPKAALAAVIICAVSTMFDIRIVVTLWRVKKLDLLPFLASFLGCFWEIQYGILAGIALSGIIPLFNIARPETKISDYRTVVVQLQSGLNFPAVEYVHELLYRHALEASPPRSAILDCLHVSSIDYTTVNGLRELILTFQQKNVCLLFSNLRPEILSILNSAEIEGLRHFDSTETALHHLPEDDHPQDLDESEKSLLNTNERFYS comes from the exons ATGGCGTCTGTTGTGAGGAAATGCTGCTCCTATCGCACCTTGAAGAGGAGGCTGCCCATTCTGAACTGGCTGCCCCGTTATTCCCTTCGGTGGCTGCGTATGGATCTGCTGGCAGGAGTGACTGTGGGGCTGACCGTGGTGCCACAGGCACTAGCCTACGCGGAGATAGCCGGTCTTCCCGTTCAG TACGGACTCTACTCCTCGTTCATGGGCTGCTTTGTTTACTGCCTCCTCGGCACCTCGAAAGACATTACATTGGGTCCGACAGCGATCATGTCTCTCCTCGTCTCCTCGTACGCCTATCACGACCCGGTATACGCAGTGCTCCTGACCTTCCTCTGTGGCTGTATCCAACTAGCAATGGGCATTCTGCACCTGG GCTTCCTGGTTGACTTTATCTCCTACCCTGTAATAAAGGGATTCACCTCCTCCGCTGCTCTGACCATTGGCTTTGGACAAGTGAAG AACATTCTTGGCCTCCGGGACATTCCCCGCCAATTCTTCCAAGAGGTCTACTACACTTTCTACAACGTTGGAGACAGCAG GGTCGGTGACCTTGTGCTTGGCCTCATCTGTATTTTGCTGCTCGTGCTGTTGAAGATGATGAAGGGCCAGCTTCCGGAAAAATCAGACCAGCTGCCGCTCCTGAATAGGTTCTGTTACGCGATCGTCAGCTTCGTCGGAACAG cCCGGAACGCCGTGGTGGTGGTGTCCGCCAGTCTGGTTGCTTACTGCTTCAAAACTCAAGATATGCAAGTGTTTACTTTAACGGGAAAAACCGCTCAGGGCCTCCCGCCCTTCCGGCTCCCAGTCTTTTCACACCCAGAATCCAATGGGACCACATGCTTCATCGAGATGGTTCAG AACTTGGGAGCAGGATTAGCCGTGGTGCCGCTGGTTGGATTTCTGGAAAGTGTTGCAATAGCCAAAGCTTTCG CCAGTCAGAACGATTACAGAATCGACCCAAATCAGGAGCTCATTGCAATCG GCAGTACAAACATCCTGGGTTCATTTGTTTCGTCCTATCCAGTGACGGGGAGTTTTGGGAg GACGGCAGTGAATTCCCAAACAGGCGTGTGCAGCCCTGCTGGCGGAATAGCCACTG GTGTTATCGTGCTGCTGTCTCTGGCCTTCCTCACTCCTCTCTTCTTCTACGTTCCGAAAGCAGCCCTGGCGGCTGTCATTATCTGCGCCGTCTCCACCATGTTTGATATCAGGATTGTCGTCACGCTGTGGAGAGTGAAAA AGCTGGACCTGCTGCCTTTCCTGGCATCATTCCTGGGTTGTTTTTGGGAGATCCAGTATGGAATTCTGGCTGGAATTGCTTTGTCTGGGATAATTCCACTTTTTAACATTGCCAGACCAGAGACCAAG ATTTCTGATTACAGAACTGTTGTAGTCCAGTTACAAAGTGGTCTGAATTTCCCTGCTGTTGAGTATGTTCATGAGCTGCTGTACCGGCATGCGTTAGAAG CCTCTCCTCCCCGCTCTGCGATCCTGGACTGTCTTCATGTCAGCAGCATTGACTACACAACAGTGAACGGCCTACGGGAGCTGATCCTGACATTCCAACAGAAGAATGTGTGCCTCCTGTTCTCTAATCTGCGG CCTGAGATTCTGTCGATCCTGAATTCAGCAGAGATTGAAGGACTGAGACACTTTGACAGCACTGAGACTGCACTCCATCATCTACCTG aaGACGACCACCCACAAGACCTGGACGAGAGTGAGAAATCTCTACTTAACACGAATGAGAGATTTTACTCATAG
- the slc26a11 gene encoding sodium-independent sulfate anion transporter isoform X2, giving the protein MASVVRKCCSYRTLKRRLPILNWLPRYSLRWLRMDLLAGVTVGLTVVPQALAYAEIAGLPVQYGLYSSFMGCFVYCLLGTSKDITLGPTAIMSLLVSSYAYHDPVYAVLLTFLCGCIQLAMGILHLGFLVDFISYPVIKGFTSSAALTIGFGQVKNILGLRDIPRQFFQEVYYTFYNVGDSRVGDLVLGLICILLLVLLKMMKGQLPEKSDQLPLLNRFCYAIVSFVGTARNAVVVVSASLVAYCFKTQDMQVFTLTGKTAQGLPPFRLPVFSHPESNGTTCFIEMVQNLGAGLAVVPLVGFLESVAIAKAFASQNDYRIDPNQELIAIGSTNILGSFVSSYPVTGSFGRTAVNSQTGVCSPAGGIATGVIVLLSLAFLTPLFFYVPKAALAAVIICAVSTMFDIRIVVTLWRVKKLDLLPFLASFLGCFWEIQYGILAGIALSGIIPLFNIARPETKISDYRTVVVQLQSGLNFPAVEYVHELLYRHALEASPPRSAILDCLHVSSIDYTTVNGLRELILTFQQKNVCLLFSNLRPEILSILNSAEIEGLRHFDSTETALHHLPDDHPQDLDESEKSLLNTNERFYS; this is encoded by the exons ATGGCGTCTGTTGTGAGGAAATGCTGCTCCTATCGCACCTTGAAGAGGAGGCTGCCCATTCTGAACTGGCTGCCCCGTTATTCCCTTCGGTGGCTGCGTATGGATCTGCTGGCAGGAGTGACTGTGGGGCTGACCGTGGTGCCACAGGCACTAGCCTACGCGGAGATAGCCGGTCTTCCCGTTCAG TACGGACTCTACTCCTCGTTCATGGGCTGCTTTGTTTACTGCCTCCTCGGCACCTCGAAAGACATTACATTGGGTCCGACAGCGATCATGTCTCTCCTCGTCTCCTCGTACGCCTATCACGACCCGGTATACGCAGTGCTCCTGACCTTCCTCTGTGGCTGTATCCAACTAGCAATGGGCATTCTGCACCTGG GCTTCCTGGTTGACTTTATCTCCTACCCTGTAATAAAGGGATTCACCTCCTCCGCTGCTCTGACCATTGGCTTTGGACAAGTGAAG AACATTCTTGGCCTCCGGGACATTCCCCGCCAATTCTTCCAAGAGGTCTACTACACTTTCTACAACGTTGGAGACAGCAG GGTCGGTGACCTTGTGCTTGGCCTCATCTGTATTTTGCTGCTCGTGCTGTTGAAGATGATGAAGGGCCAGCTTCCGGAAAAATCAGACCAGCTGCCGCTCCTGAATAGGTTCTGTTACGCGATCGTCAGCTTCGTCGGAACAG cCCGGAACGCCGTGGTGGTGGTGTCCGCCAGTCTGGTTGCTTACTGCTTCAAAACTCAAGATATGCAAGTGTTTACTTTAACGGGAAAAACCGCTCAGGGCCTCCCGCCCTTCCGGCTCCCAGTCTTTTCACACCCAGAATCCAATGGGACCACATGCTTCATCGAGATGGTTCAG AACTTGGGAGCAGGATTAGCCGTGGTGCCGCTGGTTGGATTTCTGGAAAGTGTTGCAATAGCCAAAGCTTTCG CCAGTCAGAACGATTACAGAATCGACCCAAATCAGGAGCTCATTGCAATCG GCAGTACAAACATCCTGGGTTCATTTGTTTCGTCCTATCCAGTGACGGGGAGTTTTGGGAg GACGGCAGTGAATTCCCAAACAGGCGTGTGCAGCCCTGCTGGCGGAATAGCCACTG GTGTTATCGTGCTGCTGTCTCTGGCCTTCCTCACTCCTCTCTTCTTCTACGTTCCGAAAGCAGCCCTGGCGGCTGTCATTATCTGCGCCGTCTCCACCATGTTTGATATCAGGATTGTCGTCACGCTGTGGAGAGTGAAAA AGCTGGACCTGCTGCCTTTCCTGGCATCATTCCTGGGTTGTTTTTGGGAGATCCAGTATGGAATTCTGGCTGGAATTGCTTTGTCTGGGATAATTCCACTTTTTAACATTGCCAGACCAGAGACCAAG ATTTCTGATTACAGAACTGTTGTAGTCCAGTTACAAAGTGGTCTGAATTTCCCTGCTGTTGAGTATGTTCATGAGCTGCTGTACCGGCATGCGTTAGAAG CCTCTCCTCCCCGCTCTGCGATCCTGGACTGTCTTCATGTCAGCAGCATTGACTACACAACAGTGAACGGCCTACGGGAGCTGATCCTGACATTCCAACAGAAGAATGTGTGCCTCCTGTTCTCTAATCTGCGG CCTGAGATTCTGTCGATCCTGAATTCAGCAGAGATTGAAGGACTGAGACACTTTGACAGCACTGAGACTGCACTCCATCATCTACCTG ACGACCACCCACAAGACCTGGACGAGAGTGAGAAATCTCTACTTAACACGAATGAGAGATTTTACTCATAG